One Xiphophorus maculatus strain JP 163 A chromosome 9, X_maculatus-5.0-male, whole genome shotgun sequence DNA segment encodes these proteins:
- the LOC102226861 gene encoding proteasome subunit beta type-11-like codes for MALQDLCNFGDIFQESVGTARNVMAVGQRKSCSYATGVALSNSTSLFHFYIPEACYLDESPIQFGQISTMQSSSGIPSQETLPIPSSLPESLPFTSSQVVPLPFPMAHGTTTLAFMFQGGVLAAADTRSSCSGLVACPASQKILPIHSHLVGTTSGTSADCALWKRILSRELRLYQLRYGRRLSTRGAAKLLSHMLHPFKGTELCVAATLCGWDGGEPDDGCRAHKGSEMDHGESRETTKAHLEKTAGAPGEKVSVSKTQSSSFTKQQCSRRKISFSGPSLFYVCSDGTRLEGSLFSVGSGSPYAYSILDQGVRWGLTVEEATSIAREAVYRATHRDAYSGNFVDVYHVTSKGWTRRTREDLKEEYYREKEKRRLERERRGTTFPG; via the coding sequence ATGGCTTTGCAGGACTTGTGCAATTTTGGAGATATCTTTCAGGAAAGTGTAGGCACTGCGAGAAATGTAATGGCAGTTGGGCAAAGGAAATCTTGTAGCTATGCAACTGGTGTGGCCTTGAGCAATAGCACAAGCCTATTCCATTTTTATATTCCAGAAGCGTGTTATCTGGATGAAAGCCCGATACAGTTTGGGCAAATCAGCACAATGCAGAGCTCAAGTGGAATCCCATCTCAAGAAACGCTCCCAATACCGTCCTCTTTGCCTGAAAGTCTTCCTTTCACTTCTTCTCAAGTCGTGCCGCTTCCCTTCCCCATGGCTCATGGGACCACCACCCTAGCTTTCATGTTCCAAGGCGGCGTCCTGGCTGCGGCAGACACTCGCTCCAGCTGCTCGGGCCTCGTAGCGTGCCCGGCCTCCCAGAAGATCCTGCCCATTCACAGCCACCTGGTGGGCACCACTTCGGGAACCTCGGCTGACTGCGCGCTTTGGAAACGGATCCTCTCCAGAGAGCTGCGCCTCTACCAGCTCCGCTACGGACGGCGTTTGTCCACGAGGGGGGCCGCCAAGCTGCTCTCACACATGCTGCACCCTTTCAAGGGAACCGAGCTCTGCGTGGCTGCCACGCTGTGTGGGTGGGATGGAGGAGAGCCGGATGATGGATGTCGTGCCCACAAAGGCTCAGAGATGGATCATGGCGAAAGCAGAGAGACTACAAAGGCTCACCTGGAAAAGACTGCGGGTGCCCCTGGTGAAAAGGTCTCTGTTTCCAAGACTCAAAGCTCTTCTTTCACAAAGCAGCAGTGTTCCAGGAGAAAAATAAGTTTCTCTGGTCCCAGTCTGTTTTATGTATGCAGCGATGGCACTCGCCTGGAGGGATCGCTCTTTTCTGTGGGCTCAGGATCACCGTACGCCTACTCCATCTTAGACCAAGGGGTTCGGTGGGGCCTGACCGTGGAGGAGGCCACATCAATAGCAAGGGAAGCTGTGTACAGGGCCACCCACAGGGATGCGTACTCTGGGAACTTCGTGGATGTCTATCACGTCACCTCAAAAGGATGGACTCGTAGGACGCGCGAGGACTTGAAAGAGGAGTattacagagaaaaagagaaacgaAGACTTGAGAGGGAGAGACGAGGCACGACTTTTCCAGGGTAA